Proteins found in one Neurospora crassa OR74A linkage group II, whole genome shotgun sequence genomic segment:
- a CDS encoding PEPAd: MVGIPKLLELTLLATSARAFFIWPPLPCDPGEPCYVSGSNDVRGKTLVGAGGQFHSPSPPGGEPAPDGFISLSVEQRNADPNESPEAGAARAARDAKRIAHRFASLDSTRVPKRRSGRLAARTNTYAVVEPESTNRKDSAGIYHDPSDYAYFAKVQFGSSKKPLYMLLDTGSSTAWIMGSTCKSDACIYHNLFGVDDSKTLKLQSKEFRLAYGTGAVAGTLARDTISVAGISLDMAFGLANETSSDFTHFAFDGILGLDMAVGGTDGFITELVNQKVLQSNIFAVTLGRASDPVNEGQITFGGVDPSKYTGDITYTNLVKDNRGAWIIPIDGFGFGGKKVTFQGRTTYIDTGTSFAFGPPADVTALHKLIPGSTTVDEVTWYVPCSDSPIEVTFSGVTFKISAKDWQAGSGTSCRSNIYGREVVANGWLLGDVFLKNVYSVFDVDKKRIGFAAKVEPVTITTTSGAQTSQTASGTTSSNDTPTSADATGQSTKGQSATPSGKDSAGYQLKSNAYALVLGIALMAAAIMA; the protein is encoded by the exons ATGGTTGGGATACCTAAGCTCCTAGAGCTTACGCTCTTGGCCACCTCAGCTCGCGCCTTCTTCATCTGGCCTCCTCTACCATGCGATCCAGGGGAGCCTTGTTATGTGAGCGGTAGTAACGATGTTAGAGGAAAGACGCTTGTGGGAGCTGGAGGTCAATTCCATTCTCCATCGCCGCCTGGAGGTGAACCCGCACCGGACGGGTTTATCAGTCTCAGTGTGGAGCAAAGAAACGCCGAT CCTAATGAGAGTCCCGAAGCTGGCGCTGCCCGAGCTGCCCGAGACGCCAAGCGAATTGCACACAGATTTGCTAGCTTGGATAGCACGCGAGTACCCAAAAGGAGGTCCGGCAGGCTGGCAGCCAGGACTAATACGTATGCGGTTGTCGAACCCGAGAGTACGAACAGGAAGGATAGCGCGGGCATCTACCACGACCCTTCGGACTACGCCTATTTCGCCAAAGTTCAGTTTGGTTCGTCAAAGAAGCCGCTGTATATGCTCCTAGACACCGGTTCCTCGACGGCGTGGATCATGGGCTCGACATGCAAGAGCGACGCCTGCATCTACCACAACCTTTTCGGGGTTGACGACTCCAAGACGCTCAAGCTGCAGAGCAAGGAGTTTCGTCTTGCCTATGGAACTGGCGCTGTTGCCGGCACTCTTGCCCGTGATACTATCTCGGTTGCCGGAATTTCCCTCGATATGGCCTTCGGGTTGGCCAATGAGACATCTAGTGACTTTACTCATTTCGCCTTCGATGGCATTCTTGGCCTCGACATGGCCGTGGGGGGCACAGACGGTTTCATAACCGAGCTTGTGAACCAAAAGGTTCTCCAAAGCAACATTTTTGCCGTCACTCTGGGCCGAGCTTCGGACCCAGTCAACGAAGGTCAGATCACGTTTGGAGGTGTCGACCCTTCCAAGTACACGGGTGACATTACCTACACGAATCTGGTCAAGGACAACAGGGGAGCTTGGATCATTCCTATTGACGGCTTTGGATTTGGAGGTAAAAAGGTGACCTTCCAGGGCCGTACGACGTACATTGATACGGGCACTTCGTTTGCTTTTGGACCGCCAGCGGATGTCACGGCTCTCCATAAGCTTATTCCTGGTTCCACGACGGTAGACGAGGTCACATGGTATGTTCCGTGCAGCGACTCTCCGATTGAGGTCACGTTTAGCGGTGTAACCTTCAAGATTTCGGCCAAAGACTGGCAGGCGGGCAGCGGCACCTCATGCAGAAGCAACATTTATGGACGCGAGGTGGTGGCAAACGGCTGGCTGCTCGGAGATGTTTTCCTCAAGAACGTGTATAGCGTCTTTGATGTGGACAAGAAGCGCATCGGATTCGCTGCCAAGGTTGAGCCCGTTACGATAACGACCACATCGGGTGCTCAGACCAGCCAAACCGCTTCTGGGACAACCTCTTCGAATGATACTCCCACTTCGGCCGATGCCACGGGTCAATCTACCAAGGGCCAATCTGCAACTCCGAGTGGGAAGGATTCCGCCGGTTACCAGCTCAAGAGCAACGCGTATGCTCTGGTGCTGGGTATCGCTCTCATGGCCGCAGCTATCATGGCTTAG
- a CDS encoding retrograde vesicle-mediated transporter Get1, giving the protein MPSLLVVIFVIELFVQLVNTIGAATINNLLWRIALSLPLPLSAQFAAQRKKQKEYLAIRRELNATSSQDEFAKWARLRRQHDKLLEDLEKRKKELDAAKTKFDRTLTTVRVVATRGLQWFLPFWYSREPMFWLPYGWFPYYVEWFASFPRAPLGSVSIVVWQWACTGVIKLVIETVMAVVGLIVAARQKQQEKQKAKQAVPAAGGGDSKAEEAK; this is encoded by the exons ATGCCGTCTCTACTGGTCGTCATCTTTGTCATAGAGCTGTTCGTCCAGCTTGTCAACACCATCGGCGCGGCGACGATCAACAATCTT TTGTGGCGCATCGCCCTATCTCTCCCGCTTCCCCTCTCGGCCCAGTTCGCTGCCCAGCgcaagaagcagaaggagtATCTCGCAATCCGCCGCGAGCTCAACGCCACCAGCAGTCAGGATGAGTTCGCCAAGTGGGCGCGCCTTCGCCGCCAACATGACAAGCTGCTAGAGGacttggagaagagga AGAAGGAACTCGACGCAGCCAAGACCAAGTTCGATCGCACTCTCACGACTGTGCGCGTGGTAGCTACGAGGGGTTTGCAGTGGTTTTTGCCTTTCTGGTACTCGCGCGAGCCCATGTTCTGGCTGCCCTACGGCTGGTTCCCCTACTACGTCGAATGGTTCGCCTCGTTCCCTCGCGCGCCGCTGGGCAGTGTCAGCATCGTGGTGTGGCAGTGGGCGTGCACGGGTGTGATCAAGCTTGTCATCGAAACGGTCATGGCGGTTGTTGGCTTGATTGTCGCTGCCAGACAGAAGCAGCAAGAGAAGCAGAAGGCGAAGCAGGCGGTGCCTGCGGCGGGAGGTGGTGACAGCAAGGCCGAGGAAGCCaagtga
- a CDS encoding golgi matrix protein codes for MSTTTSPPPTEGSPVTNSTAADETSATTTTTTKNSTETSAKLEAMSQDREALRAEVEQLRKQLESIQSTHDEEVSQLRSDLEESEAAKEHAETQYQNLLDRVEKIKETLGERLKRDRARVEELETANEELQQAAQTQEEEAARLREQVDEQARELDSLRSRTNLSQQNWGKEREDLEREVEHIRSELKKTSAAMGEWEVIAMEERSMREGLEAKATDLEEQLANVREAYERVAEERNTQSQAIDGLQRALQEIQEARKRELREMVESSEEQLAAMKKRAEEADAKAKEAQDARESLQKELERTAPFEKEVKEKNLLIGKLRHEAIVLNDHLTKALKYIKKMKPEETIDRQIVTNHLLQFLSLDRSDPKKFQILQVIAGLLNWTDEQREQAGLARPGGSGGGLGSASSLLRLPTSPFHRTPSSPSLNHDFFSDMSTHTNNSSTMSPTAGSVREGSTGGGRESLADLWAGFLERSVEEASAQPPNKRKDSTSSTGTGNTGNTGGYA; via the exons ATGTCTACTACAACATCCCCACCGCCGACGGAGGGGTCTCCAGTAACCAACTCTACTGCCGCCGACGAGACAtcagcaaccaccaccaccaccaccaagaatAGCACAGAAACCAGCGCCAAGCTCGAAGCCATGTCGCAAGACCGCGAGGCCCTCCGTGCCGAAGTCGAGCAGCTGCGCAAGCAACTCGAAAGCATACAAAGCACCCACGATGAAGAAGTGTCCCAGCTTCGGTCCGACCTCGAAGAATCCGAAGCCGCCAAGGAGCACGCCGAGACACAGTACCAGAACCTGCTCGACCGTGTcgagaagatcaaggagacCCTCGGCGAGCGCCTCAAACGGGACCGGGCGCGCGTGGAGGAGCTCGAGACAGCCAACGAGGAGCTGCAGCAGGCGGCGCAAacccaggaggaggaggccgccCGGCTGCGCGAGCAGGTGGACGAGCAGGCGCGCGAGCTTGACAGCCTGCGCAGCCGGACGAACCTGTCCCAACAGAACTGGGGCAAGGAGCGGGAGGACCTCGAGCGCGAGGTGGAACACATCCGATCAGAACTCAAAAAGACAAGCGCCGCCATGGGCGAGTGGGAGGTGATCGCCATGGAGGAGCGCAGCATGCGCGAGGGCTTGGAGGCCAAGGCGACGGACCTGGAGGAGCAACTGGCCAACGTGCGGGAGGCATACGAGCGCGTCGCGGAGGAGAGGAATACACAGTCGCAGGCCATCGACGGGCTACAGCGCGCGCTACAAGAGATCCAGGAGGCGCGCAAGCGCGAGCTGAGGGAGATGGTGGAGTCGAGCGAGGAGCAGCTGGCGGCGATGAAGAAGCGCGCCGAGGAGGCGGATGCGAAAGCCAAGGAGGCCCAGGACGCCAGGGAATCACTCCAGAAGGAGCTGGAGCGCACAGCGCCGTTTGAGAAGGAAGTCAAGGAAAAAAATCTCCTGATTGGCAAGCTGAGGCATGAGGCGATTGTGCTGAATGATCACTTGACCAAGGCGTTGAAGTACATTAAGAAGATGAAGCCGGAGGAGACCATCGACCG ACAAATCGTAACCAACCACCTTCTCCAATTCCTCTCCCTCGACCGCTCCGACCCCAAGAAATTCCAAATCCTCCAAGTAATCGCCGGCCTCCTCAACTGGACCGACGAGCAGCGCGAACAAGCTGGTCTCGCCCGCCCAGGTGGTTCTGGTGGGGGACTCGGCAGCGCCTCTTCGCTTTTACGGTTACCCACCTCGCCCTTCCACCGGACGCCCAGCTCCCCCTCTTTGAATCACGACTTCTTTTCCGACATGTCTACccacaccaacaacagcagcaccatGTCTCCCACTGCCGGGTCGGTAAGAGAGGGCAGCACAGGCGGTGGTCGTGAGTCGCTGGCTGATTTGTGGGCTGGGTTTTTGGAACGGAGCGTGGAGGAGGCGTCGGCGCAGCCGCCAAACAAGAGGAAAGATAGTACGAGTAGTACAGGCACGGGGAATACAGGGAATACGGGGGGGTACGCATAG